Proteins encoded by one window of Lathyrus oleraceus cultivar Zhongwan6 chromosome 1, CAAS_Psat_ZW6_1.0, whole genome shotgun sequence:
- the LOC127136978 gene encoding RNA-binding KH domain-containing protein PEPPER: protein MATFEPPQNGTATTTNPLPPDNSSAAQPLTTDADADATAVINSSSIVNESAQEPETGTETGTEPTVTPPEKRWSGWPGDCVFRLIVPVGKVGSIIGRKGELIKKLCEETKARVRVLDADLGTPDRVILISGKEELEAAISPAMDAAIRIFKRVSGLSEIDSEIKGSAGVTFCSIRLLVASTQAISLIGKQGSLIRSIQESSGAAVRVLSVDEVQYFATAEERIVDLQGEALKVLKALEAVIGHLRKFLVDHSILPLFEKTYNASIPQQDRQAETWSDKPSQHTISQTSMFSDIPLPSKRDSVFADRESHLDSLLSSSTMSLYGQDSSLSGVRSSSLSRVGAPIVTTVIQTMQIPLSYAEDIIGIQGTNIDYIRRTSGAILTVQESRVPDEIVVEIKGTSSQVQTAQQLIQEVISSRREPVTNSYGRLDASRMDVGPRSYSQSSYSQLGNSSRIPSSSLSSQPYSSYGASGLGDYSTFRL from the exons ATGGCCACCTTCGAACCACCTCAAAACGGCACCGCCACCACCACAAACCCACTCCCACCGGACAATTCCTCCGCCGCACAACCACTCACCACCGACGCCGACGCTGACGCAACTGCCGTTATTAACTCGTCCTCAATCGTCAACGAATCGGCTCAAGAGCCGGAGACGGGAACCGAAACCGGAACAGAACCCACCGTCACTCCGCCGGAGAAGAGATGGTCAGGTTGGCCGGGGGACTGCGTGTTCCGTCTCATAGTTCCTGTTGGTAAGGTTGGTAGCATCATTGGCCGTAAGGGAGAACTCATCAAAAAGCTGTGTGAAGAAACTAAAGCTCGTGTTCGTGTTCTTGATGCCGATCTTGGTACTCCTGATCGAGTT ATACTCATATCAGGGAAGGAAGAGCTAGAAGCAGCTATTTCCCCTGCAATGGATGCTGCAATAAGGATATTCAAACGCGTCTCTGGATTATCTGAAATTGACAGTGAAATTAAAGGATCTGCTGGGGTTACATTTTGTTCCATTCGATTATTGGTCGCATCAACACAGGCTATCAGTTTGATAGGAAAACAAGGGTCACTAATCAGATCCATACAGGAGAGTTCTGGTGCCGCTGTTAGAGTACTGTCAGTAG ATGAGGTGCAATATTTTGCTACTGCGGAAGAGAGGATTGTAGACCTGCAGGGAGAAGCCTTGAAGGTCCTTAAAGCTCTGGAAGCCGTGATTGGCCATCTGAGGAAGTTTTTGGTTGATCACAGCATTCTCCCCCTATTTGAGAAAACT TACAATGCATCTATCCCACAACAAGACCGTCAAGCAGAGACCTGGTCTGACAAGCCGTCACAGCATACCATTTCACAAACTAGCATGTTTTCTGATATTCCGCTTCCATCGAAAAGGGATTCTGTATTCGCTGATCGTGAAAGTCATTTGGACTCACTACTCTCATCCTCCACTATGTCTCTCTATGGGCAAGATTCTTCTCTTTCTGGTGTCCGTTCTTCAAGTCTTAGTCGTGTTGGGGCTCCTATTGTTACAACG GTAATACAAACAATGCAAATACCACTATCCTATGCGGAGGACATCATTGGCATTCAAGGGACTAATATAGATTATATTCGCCGCACTAGTGGAGCCATATTGACTGTGCAGGAGAGCAGGGTGCCTGATGAAATTGTTGTGGAAATAAAAGGAACATCATCTCAGGTTCAAACGGCTCAGCAATTGATTCAG GAAGTTATAAGCAGTCGCAGAGAACCTGTCACCAACAGCTATGGGAGGTTGGATGCGAGCAGAATGGATGTGGGTCCAAGGTCATATTCTCAGTCTTCTTACTCTCAGTTGGGCAATTCGTCGCGCATCCCATCTTCTTCATTGTCCTCACAGCCATACTCAAGTTATGGAGCATCTGGTTTAGGAGACTACAGTACTTTCAGACTTTAA